The Amphiura filiformis chromosome 15, Afil_fr2py, whole genome shotgun sequence region CTCGTCTTGTGGTTGGGGTATACCATTGGGTACGGAAGCATGGCAGCACCCAATCCAGCTAATTATTCACTAGCTGACAGTTGTTGGTATACAAATTTTTAATGGTCTTCGAGTTATCTCGGGATCTGAGGTATTATCACGGGGTCCGAGTTACCATCTCGGGCCCCAGTTACTATTAAAGTCGATGCCTGGATTGAAATAATTTGTTTCTTTACAATGTCATTTCAACGGTTCCCTATTACAAAGAGGAAACAACATTCAGAAAAAAGCTAAGGCGATGAAAAAACAAAACCATTTTCTACGGGCGGACCGTCATTCGGTGAGACGATCGTTTTAGCTCGTGTTGACGATACACGATCGTTATGACGATATGAAAATAGTTCACTCAGTATGTTTTATCATTTCTTATACAGATGACTTCATTCTTGCATGTGGTGGCCTTCTCCCAATGAGAACTAGGGCGGTATATTCAATATCTCAGTATGCTGAGCTTCCAAGACCCCCGTACCGACCAGGATTAGGATCCACGCAAATACTTCAATATGATGCAAGTTATGATCCTGTTTCGGACCAAATATACTGGATAGAACAAGCGCACGATTGGAAAATTACAGAAGAAACCTGCGTTTCGCCGTTTACAAATATTGGGCGATTTGATTTCGATGGTAGACATCCGGAATATGTGGTGGAAGGGATTAACGCAGGTGGCGAATGTTTTGGTAAGATAATAGGATTGAGAGAGAGtgcgggggtgtgtgtgtgagggagTGAGGGGTGAGAGGGGAGGGGGTTTTAGCTGCCCGATCAAAAAGTGAACCACACGCGAGTTAACGTAATAAACCACGGTGactgaaacatgattgaatccctagcAGCATATGATTGATGGCACACTTGCGGCATGCAGTCATTAAGGGACATTAATTTGGaaggcgggttagtgtagtggtcttctcactcacttctcaccactgtgaccggggttcaattccccgcggtgccacatgtgagtttggttgccgatccatgctcgtcctcgcaggtttttgtccgggtgctccggttttcctcctgcatctaaaatcggacctcttcccatatccctgtcccgtcatatccggatgtcatcccttaaatttagtagcctctgagcactattgggcttagcctggcttcggccgaatgttataaataaaaatatcaagttaATTTAAATTGATCTTTTACAGCCATCATATTTTACTCTACCGCCaatgcaatgggctatttcatttgaaatccacactccccctgtggaagattttggaaatatcgtccacaaggggagtatgaatttcaaatagaatcagcacattaggcagctttaTTTGAAACTCAAACCtccctctgtcatgtctgtggaagattcaggttgaatcttactcacagggtgtatgaaattcaaatggagctgcctaatgtgctgattctatttgaaattcatactccccctgtggaagatatttccataatcttccacaggggtagtatggattttaaatggaatagcccaatgtctgaCATTCCTTTGTGCGTATACAGGATATCCCGTTATTGATATTGACGTTAAATCTCGATACATATACTGGGTGTCTAAAACCAATAGATCGACATTGGAATTGCAACGGTCTGCGATGAATGGTAAGGAAATGGAGACGCTTGCAGAAAAACCAGCTTCGTACAGATGGTTTGATATATCAGTAGAACAGGATACAGGGTAcgttggtacaattaccgaatatggtgcaacttgctagacttgagcccagtcctcgtttacgaagtttagggttggggtagggcagtcttgtgataagactagtagagttgcaccctattcggcaatcgctatAGAGTATTATTTTTTATGGAAACAAACATTTCCGAACAAACAAAAATTTGGTGTCAAGGTCGTACTCGTATGgttttgaaatatttcaaatatacTGGTATTAAGCTTTGTCAATTTCGAGCTTTTGGTAGTAAAAtggggtatcaaattggagctaacaagatgctgcacacATCTGTCATAATGAGCAGAATTAGATTTATCATGATCATGACGGGTTTCATAAGGGAGGACGTTCTGATGTGCTTTACATCATATgcccggggggcacatcaaaaacttTTGgtgggtacccagcaaacacaaaaacgttttaaaaacgtttttaataagttatattttggcttttggtttacataaaaacgttttaataacattaaaatgtcgggttatataaaggtcatgaaaacgttttaaaacgttttgtatgaaaacacactacaacaatattttaaaaatgttttcaaaaatgttattgtaaactatttttgcaaaatattttgtcaacacttaaataacattatgttaaaatatttgcactcagcaaacacaaaatgttcttaaaatgttttttcaaaacgttttaataacatttaaatgtcgggttatataaaggtcatgaaaacgtttttaaaacgttattgcaaatattttgggcaaacatttttcgcaaaatattttttcaaccccaaaataacattctgtttagaatgttttgtatcaagttttcaagaatgtttttggaatgttattaaaacgattttataccctttatataacccgacatttaaacgttttctgtaaaacatttttgtttgctgagcagtaaataaaaaaaaatgttttttaaggttatgaaaacgttttatactcttaatataccctttatataacccgacatttaaacgttttctgacaaccttttataaccttttgcgaatcatgtcgaaaacgttttgtgtttgctgggtatacttccccggaattttgaggtggtgggtctttgggagctgacggcgcgcCGGTAAAAAAGGGGTCTGTCGGAGCTGCGAagagtcaaaatcaagggtctttttttgcttcctggttgaaaattgcctgaaaaaacagaaatatgagaatgagcaattttggggtcttttagagctgaaattatcgaCATAAAGGGTCTTtcggtcaaatatagggggtctttcggagctgcgaattCCAAAAGGGTGGTCTTTCCGGTGGAGCATACCCGTATGTCGCTTCATAATATTTGGCTTCAACTTGTATTGATCTTGAAttataatttgtattaatttctccCTCTTTATTCCAAAAGTGATCTTTACTGGTTAGCAGATAGTGACATATTCCGAGTCACCCCTGGTGGTACAATAGAACCAATCAGTGATCAAGATGATGGTGTCACGGATTTTTCGTCAGTAGATGTTGATTCTTTGGGTACGTATATTCTGTTCTCAAATGAATATTAGCTATGGTAAGAAAACCATGGCCATATCAAGTGGCCCGTCTTGCCCAGGATGTCCGTATATTTATGGACTCAAGATTTTAAGaattaaactttaaaaatatggtGTATAAATAGTAGGAAGATGCATGTCTATAAAatgttacattaaaaaaaaaagattctttCTTGGTATTGCATGATGACAACATTCCACACGCAAAACCAATGGATGACGTCATAATTAGGGCTGAttttcattacgtttcactaaaTGGAGAGAAATGGTCGTACGTATCTGTCAataagttgaccagatcacaaggatgtcatagctagaggcagtataacacagatgggtcaatgagttacataaaaatgatcttgtgtggtatttggatatcgggaagtgagttttgcctgaggcaatttgtggttaaatgttgatccctcactacaagagttattaccgtcgatttggctggaaaaggaggtgagacatgatcaaatctctacaggtaacaaaacgtaatgttcaCGACGAAACTCTCAATTTACCCATCCTAATTTGAGGACACCCCACTCCCTCATACATTTTATTGTAGGTAGCTTATTCTGGACCATATATTTTGACGGAGTGTCAACTGCTACAACACTAGGCGAACATTTAACTGTTCTATACCAGACACCCAATCAGACAGAATTTTCACAGGTGGATAACATCTGTGTGTACCGAAATGATGTTTATTTCACAATGAAGGAAAACGTCAATCCCCATTTTAACATATACCGGATGGCAAAGGACGGTAGTGAGCTACCTATGGGCTTAGAACCACTAACAGATGTGTCGCCCTGGTGTCT contains the following coding sequences:
- the LOC140171012 gene encoding uncharacterized protein: MEMERYVLVVALMIYLLNGLVYSRDDFILACGGLLPMRTRAVYSISQYAELPRPPYRPGLGSTQILQYDASYDPVSDQIYWIEQAHDWKITEETCVSPFTNIGRFDFDGRHPEYVVEGINAGGECFGYPVIDIDVKSRYIYWVSKTNRSTLELQRSAMNGKEMETLAEKPASYRWFDISVEQDTGDLYWLADSDIFRVTPGGTIEPISDQDDGVTDFSSVDVDSLGTYILFSNEY